One region of Esox lucius isolate fEsoLuc1 chromosome 17, fEsoLuc1.pri, whole genome shotgun sequence genomic DNA includes:
- the LOC105017412 gene encoding tubulin beta chain isoform X2 encodes MSLQFWEVISEEHGINAIGMYEGDDPLQLERLNVYFNEANGGKYVPRGLLIDLEPGTMDSVRGSRIGSLFRPDNFIHGSSGAGNNWAKGHYTEGAELVDTVMDRVRQESEGCDCLQGFQFVHSLGGGTGSGMGTLIINKIREEYPDRIMTSFSVMPSPKVSDTVVEPYNATLSIHQLLENTDETFCIDNEALYDICFRTLKLTTPTYGDLNHLVCMTMSGVTTSLRFPGQLNADLRKLAVNMVPFPRLHFFMSGFAPLTARGSQKYRTLSVPELTQQMFDARNMMTACDPRRGRYLTVAGMFRGKMSTRQVDEQMLMIQQRNSNYFVDWIPHNVKVAVCDIPPRGLTMASTFIGNNTAIQEIFRRVGDQFSLMFRRKAFLHWYTGEGMDELEFTEAESNLNDLVSEYQQYQDATADMEDWGIEEGVEEEGPAMKQVQGQPRTEVTKMETVTETVESLVQ; translated from the exons ATGTCTTTACAGTTTTGGGAGGTAATCAGCGAGGAACATGGAATTAATGCTATAGGAATGTATGAAGGGGATGATCCTCTTCAGCTGGAGAGGCTCAATGTTTACTTCAATGAGGCTAATG GTGGCAAATATGTCCCTCGTGGACTGCTTATTGACCTGGAGCCAGGGACCATGGACAGTGTCAGAGGCAGCCGCATAGGATCCCTCTTCAGGCCAGATAACTTTATCCATG GAAGCTCTGGTGCTGGTAACAACTGGGCTAAGGGCCACTACACAGAGGGAGCTGAGCTGGTTGACACTGTGATGGACAGGGTACGACAAGAGAGCGAGGGCTGCGACTGCCTACAGGGCTTCCAGTTTGTTCACTCCCTTGGTGGCGGGACGGGCTCCGGCATGGGCACACTAATCATCAACAAGATCCGGGAGGAGTACCCAGACCGCATCATGACCAGCTTCAGTGTCATGCCCTCACCCAAGGTCTCAGACACTGTGGTAGAACCATACAACGCAACTCTGTCTATACACCAACTCCTAGAGAACACGGATGAGACCTTCTGCATTGACAACGAGGCTCTCTACGACATCTGCTTCCGTACACTGAAGCTCACCACCCCGACATATGGTGACTTGAACCACCTAGTGTGCATGACCATGAGTGGAGTTACGACGTCCCTGAGGTTCCCAGGCCAGCTCAACGCAGACCTCCGCAAACTGGCTGTCAACATGGTGCCTTTTCCTCGTCTCCACTTCTTCATGTCCGGCTTTGCCCCACTAACTGCGCGTGGCAGCCAGAAGTACCGCACACTCTCAGTGCCTGAGCTCACCCAGCAGATGTTTGATGCCCGCAATATGATGACCGCCTGCGATCCCCGTAGAGGGCGCTATCTCACGGTGGCCGGAATGTTCAGAGGCAAAATGTCCACCAGGCAAGTGGATGAGCAGATGTTGATGATACAGCAGAGAAACAGCAACTACTTTGTGGACTGGATCCCACATAACGTGAAAGTAGCCGTCTGCGATATTCCTCCTCGAGGCCTCACAATGGCCTCTACCTTCATTGGTAACAACACAGCCATTCAGGAGATCTTTCGACGTGTCGGAGACCAGTTCTCACTCATGTTCAGGCGTAAAGCCTTCCTGCATTGGTACACCGGAGAAGGCATGGATGAGTTGGAGTTCACTGAAGCAGAGAGTAACCTAAATGACCTGGTGTCTGAATACCAGCAGTATCAGGATGCAACGGCAGACATGGAGGACTGGGGGATCGAGGAAGGGGTTGAGGAAGAGGGACCAGCTATGAAACAAGTTCAGGGTCAACCTAGGACAGAGGTTACAAAAATGGAGACTGTGACTGAGACAGTTGAAAGTTTGGTTCAATAA
- the LOC105017412 gene encoding tubulin beta-6 chain isoform X1 produces the protein MREIVHLQIGQCGNQIGSKFWEVISEEHGINAIGMYEGDDPLQLERLNVYFNEANGGKYVPRGLLIDLEPGTMDSVRGSRIGSLFRPDNFIHGSSGAGNNWAKGHYTEGAELVDTVMDRVRQESEGCDCLQGFQFVHSLGGGTGSGMGTLIINKIREEYPDRIMTSFSVMPSPKVSDTVVEPYNATLSIHQLLENTDETFCIDNEALYDICFRTLKLTTPTYGDLNHLVCMTMSGVTTSLRFPGQLNADLRKLAVNMVPFPRLHFFMSGFAPLTARGSQKYRTLSVPELTQQMFDARNMMTACDPRRGRYLTVAGMFRGKMSTRQVDEQMLMIQQRNSNYFVDWIPHNVKVAVCDIPPRGLTMASTFIGNNTAIQEIFRRVGDQFSLMFRRKAFLHWYTGEGMDELEFTEAESNLNDLVSEYQQYQDATADMEDWGIEEGVEEEGPAMKQVQGQPRTEVTKMETVTETVESLVQ, from the exons ATGCGTGAAATTGTACATCTACAAATCGGACAGTGTGGAAATCAGATTGGATCTAAG TTTTGGGAGGTAATCAGCGAGGAACATGGAATTAATGCTATAGGAATGTATGAAGGGGATGATCCTCTTCAGCTGGAGAGGCTCAATGTTTACTTCAATGAGGCTAATG GTGGCAAATATGTCCCTCGTGGACTGCTTATTGACCTGGAGCCAGGGACCATGGACAGTGTCAGAGGCAGCCGCATAGGATCCCTCTTCAGGCCAGATAACTTTATCCATG GAAGCTCTGGTGCTGGTAACAACTGGGCTAAGGGCCACTACACAGAGGGAGCTGAGCTGGTTGACACTGTGATGGACAGGGTACGACAAGAGAGCGAGGGCTGCGACTGCCTACAGGGCTTCCAGTTTGTTCACTCCCTTGGTGGCGGGACGGGCTCCGGCATGGGCACACTAATCATCAACAAGATCCGGGAGGAGTACCCAGACCGCATCATGACCAGCTTCAGTGTCATGCCCTCACCCAAGGTCTCAGACACTGTGGTAGAACCATACAACGCAACTCTGTCTATACACCAACTCCTAGAGAACACGGATGAGACCTTCTGCATTGACAACGAGGCTCTCTACGACATCTGCTTCCGTACACTGAAGCTCACCACCCCGACATATGGTGACTTGAACCACCTAGTGTGCATGACCATGAGTGGAGTTACGACGTCCCTGAGGTTCCCAGGCCAGCTCAACGCAGACCTCCGCAAACTGGCTGTCAACATGGTGCCTTTTCCTCGTCTCCACTTCTTCATGTCCGGCTTTGCCCCACTAACTGCGCGTGGCAGCCAGAAGTACCGCACACTCTCAGTGCCTGAGCTCACCCAGCAGATGTTTGATGCCCGCAATATGATGACCGCCTGCGATCCCCGTAGAGGGCGCTATCTCACGGTGGCCGGAATGTTCAGAGGCAAAATGTCCACCAGGCAAGTGGATGAGCAGATGTTGATGATACAGCAGAGAAACAGCAACTACTTTGTGGACTGGATCCCACATAACGTGAAAGTAGCCGTCTGCGATATTCCTCCTCGAGGCCTCACAATGGCCTCTACCTTCATTGGTAACAACACAGCCATTCAGGAGATCTTTCGACGTGTCGGAGACCAGTTCTCACTCATGTTCAGGCGTAAAGCCTTCCTGCATTGGTACACCGGAGAAGGCATGGATGAGTTGGAGTTCACTGAAGCAGAGAGTAACCTAAATGACCTGGTGTCTGAATACCAGCAGTATCAGGATGCAACGGCAGACATGGAGGACTGGGGGATCGAGGAAGGGGTTGAGGAAGAGGGACCAGCTATGAAACAAGTTCAGGGTCAACCTAGGACAGAGGTTACAAAAATGGAGACTGTGACTGAGACAGTTGAAAGTTTGGTTCAATAA